The proteins below are encoded in one region of Qipengyuania pelagi:
- a CDS encoding SDR family oxidoreductase: MGQGTTNRIEPPLPEQQQRVPGATEAMHPKPDHGEDSYEGSGRLEGKRVVITGGDSGIGRAVAIAFAREGADVLIAYLCEDRDAQETKEWVEKAGRKCALMRGDISDAAHCRAIIDEAARTFGGIDVLVNNAAHQMTFETLEDIPYEEWERTFATNIHAMFYLAKAALPHMAEGSSIINSASINSDQPNPTLLPYATTKGAIQNYTAGLAQLLADRKIRVNCVAPGPVWTPLIPSTMPEEDVAEFGKDYPLGRPAQPAELAPPYVMLASDEASYISGATIAVTGGKPMI; this comes from the coding sequence ATGGGACAAGGAACCACCAACCGGATCGAGCCGCCCCTGCCTGAGCAGCAACAGCGTGTTCCGGGCGCGACCGAGGCAATGCACCCCAAGCCCGATCACGGCGAAGACAGCTACGAGGGCTCCGGCCGTCTCGAAGGAAAAAGGGTCGTCATCACCGGCGGCGACAGCGGGATCGGTCGCGCGGTCGCAATCGCCTTCGCGCGCGAAGGCGCGGATGTGCTGATAGCCTATCTGTGCGAGGATCGCGACGCGCAGGAAACGAAGGAATGGGTCGAAAAAGCCGGGCGCAAATGCGCCTTGATGCGCGGCGATATAAGCGATGCGGCGCATTGCCGGGCGATAATCGACGAGGCTGCCCGCACCTTCGGCGGTATCGATGTGCTGGTGAACAACGCTGCCCACCAGATGACTTTCGAGACATTGGAGGACATTCCCTACGAGGAGTGGGAGCGGACCTTCGCCACCAACATCCACGCGATGTTCTATCTCGCCAAAGCCGCTTTGCCCCACATGGCTGAGGGCAGTTCGATCATCAATTCGGCATCGATCAATTCCGACCAGCCCAATCCTACACTGCTGCCCTATGCGACGACGAAGGGGGCGATCCAGAATTACACGGCAGGCCTCGCGCAACTACTGGCAGACCGGAAAATCCGGGTGAACTGCGTCGCGCCCGGGCCGGTTTGGACACCGCTTATCCCCTCTACGATGCCGGAAGAGGACGTCGCCGAATTCGGGAAGGATTATCCGCTCGGCCGCCCCGCGCAGCCCGCCGAACTCGCGCCGCCAT
- a CDS encoding zinc-dependent alcohol dehydrogenase, with translation MRALTWHGTNDVRVDTVSDPEIINPRDAIIKITSTAICGSDLHLYDGVIPGVAPGDVLGHEFMGEVVETGSASDLKKGQRVVVPFTISCGGCFHCKQQQYSACDNSNPAEKQDMSATLYGQPMAALFGYSHLTGGYSGGQAEYARVPFSDVGPIVVPDHLEDDKVLFLSDILPTGWMAAENADIQPDDTVAVWGCGPVGLFAIQSAIVMGASRVIAIDHYPNRLALAKQLGAEIIDFRETDVREALMEMSGGIGVDAVIDAVGMESHGFAIDNMFDVVKQKVGMGADRASALKQAILAVRFGGKVSIPGVYGGMTDKWPLGAMMEKGLQVRGGQTHVQKYTKQLLEKIEDGTLDTTFLISHRLPLEQAAEGYKNFKEQQNEWTKVILKPGMEN, from the coding sequence ATGCGAGCACTTACCTGGCATGGAACCAACGACGTTCGCGTGGACACGGTCAGCGATCCGGAAATCATCAATCCCCGCGATGCGATCATCAAGATCACCAGCACGGCCATCTGCGGGTCCGACCTTCACCTTTATGATGGCGTCATTCCCGGCGTGGCGCCGGGCGATGTGCTGGGCCATGAATTCATGGGCGAAGTCGTCGAGACGGGGTCTGCGAGCGATCTGAAGAAAGGGCAGCGCGTCGTCGTGCCTTTCACGATCAGCTGCGGCGGCTGTTTCCATTGCAAGCAGCAGCAATATTCCGCCTGCGACAATTCCAACCCGGCTGAAAAGCAGGATATGTCGGCGACGCTCTACGGCCAGCCGATGGCCGCGCTGTTCGGCTATTCGCACCTGACCGGCGGCTATTCCGGCGGACAGGCGGAATACGCCCGAGTGCCCTTTTCCGATGTCGGCCCGATCGTCGTTCCCGACCATTTGGAGGACGACAAGGTACTGTTCCTCTCGGACATCCTCCCGACCGGCTGGATGGCGGCGGAAAATGCCGACATCCAGCCTGACGATACCGTCGCGGTGTGGGGCTGCGGCCCGGTCGGATTGTTCGCGATCCAGTCGGCCATCGTGATGGGCGCATCCAGGGTAATCGCGATCGACCACTATCCGAACCGCCTGGCGCTGGCGAAGCAGCTGGGCGCGGAGATCATCGACTTCCGCGAGACCGATGTGCGCGAGGCCCTGATGGAAATGTCCGGCGGGATCGGCGTGGATGCGGTGATCGACGCGGTCGGCATGGAATCGCACGGCTTCGCGATCGACAACATGTTCGACGTCGTGAAGCAGAAGGTCGGCATGGGCGCCGACCGCGCGAGCGCGCTGAAGCAAGCAATTCTCGCGGTCCGGTTCGGCGGCAAGGTCTCGATCCCGGGCGTCTATGGCGGGATGACCGACAAGTGGCCGCTCGGGGCGATGATGGAGAAGGGCCTGCAGGTCCGCGGCGGCCAGACCCATGTCCAGAAATATACCAAGCAGCTGCTCGAGAAGATCGAGGATGGCACGCTCGATACCACGTTCCTGATCAGCCACCGCTTGCCGCTCGAACAGGCAGCCGAGGGCTACAAGAATTTCAAGGAGCAGCAGAATGAATGGACCAAGGTCATTCTGAAGCCCGGGATGGAGAACTGA
- a CDS encoding SDR family NAD(P)-dependent oxidoreductase → MAGKIDKLSGLCVITGASSGIGLELTKLAARDGCDLILAADRDLGAAEAGARQCGAAGVETVEADLATRDGLQALVTALGDRTPDVLLANAGHGLGEAFLDQEWKDIAHVIHTNVTGTTWLLHHVGQKMRAKNAGRILVTGSIAGHIPGAFQLVYNSTKSYIDYFCFGLRNELKDTDVVVSCLMPGPTDTQFFDRAGLQNTDVGKSDSKDDPAMVAEAGYKALLEGDAHTVSGFMNKIQDMFAGVIPDTVLAQMHRRMAEPDDS, encoded by the coding sequence ATGGCCGGGAAAATCGACAAGCTGTCTGGGCTATGCGTGATCACCGGTGCTTCGAGCGGCATCGGGCTCGAGCTCACGAAGCTGGCGGCCCGCGATGGCTGCGACCTGATCCTCGCCGCCGACCGCGATCTTGGCGCGGCCGAAGCCGGCGCGCGGCAGTGCGGTGCCGCAGGTGTCGAGACGGTCGAAGCCGATCTCGCCACCCGCGATGGCCTCCAGGCCCTCGTGACGGCGCTCGGCGACCGTACGCCCGATGTCCTGCTCGCCAATGCCGGCCACGGACTGGGCGAAGCGTTCCTCGATCAGGAGTGGAAGGACATCGCCCATGTCATCCACACCAATGTCACCGGCACGACCTGGCTGCTGCACCATGTCGGGCAGAAGATGCGGGCGAAGAATGCCGGCCGCATCCTCGTGACCGGTTCGATCGCGGGGCACATCCCGGGCGCTTTCCAGCTCGTCTACAACAGCACCAAGAGCTACATCGATTACTTCTGCTTCGGGCTGCGCAACGAGCTCAAGGATACCGACGTCGTCGTCTCGTGCCTGATGCCGGGGCCAACGGACACCCAGTTCTTCGACCGCGCCGGGCTCCAGAACACCGATGTCGGGAAATCGGACAGCAAGGACGATCCCGCCATGGTCGCCGAGGCGGGCTACAAGGCCCTTCTCGAAGGCGACGCGCACACGGTCAGCGGCTTCATGAACAAGATCCAGGATATGTTCGCCGGCGTGATCCCCGACACGGTGCTGGCACAGATGCACCGCCGCATGGCCGAACCCGACGATAGCTAA
- a CDS encoding SRPBCC family protein, with product MSQNSKIGAGLGGVVLTAGAIAFGAFLSNRHQNRGYDDAANHTKRQPEGDNAQVGRSVTIRKPRAELFAFWSDFSNLPQFMENVEAIEAGADGASTWRIKAPAGQTVAVKTEIASKKQNELIAWRSVEDSEIETSGEVRFEDAPGERGTRVSLVMAYDPPAGALGRAVAKLFLREPQVQARHDLKRFKMLMETGEIATSARTRDETRAAKQENG from the coding sequence ATGTCTCAAAATTCCAAAATCGGCGCCGGATTGGGCGGCGTCGTTCTAACTGCCGGAGCGATCGCATTCGGAGCGTTCCTGTCCAACAGGCACCAAAATCGTGGATATGACGATGCCGCCAACCATACCAAACGCCAGCCTGAAGGCGACAACGCGCAGGTCGGACGATCGGTAACCATCCGCAAGCCGCGAGCCGAATTGTTCGCATTCTGGTCGGACTTCTCCAACCTGCCGCAATTCATGGAGAATGTGGAAGCGATCGAAGCCGGCGCAGACGGAGCATCGACCTGGCGGATCAAGGCCCCCGCGGGCCAGACGGTAGCGGTGAAAACCGAAATCGCCAGCAAGAAGCAGAACGAGTTGATCGCCTGGCGATCGGTCGAGGATTCCGAGATCGAGACCAGCGGCGAAGTTCGCTTCGAGGATGCACCGGGCGAGCGCGGAACCAGGGTCAGCCTGGTGATGGCCTACGACCCGCCTGCAGGCGCGCTCGGCCGAGCGGTGGCGAAGCTGTTTTTGCGCGAGCCGCAGGTCCAGGCCCGGCATGATCTGAAGCGTTTCAAGATGCTCATGGAAACCGGGGAAATAGCGACATCGGCGCGAACGCGGGACGAAACCCGTGCAGCCAAGCAGGAGAACGGATGA
- a CDS encoding fatty acid desaturase: protein MSVSRSVAASAIVRPAMPDPRQLMRDLQVFRDPQPGRSLWELGITLIPFLGLFAAIIAAADAGYLLALALTPLAGLFLLRLFIIQHDCGHGSFLRERRSNDWFGRMLGVFTLTPYDCWSLSHARHHAMTGNLDKRGFGDVDTLTVREYCERSRTQRLGYRLYRHPLTLLGFGPAYLFLLRHRLPVGLMKEGWKFWISALGTNLATLAILAVPIWLVGFGVTLAVFLPTLLFAASMGVWLFYIQHQFPHAYWESKSDWSFAEAALMGSTHLDLQPVLRWFTGNIGIHHVHHLSSTIPFHRLPEVLKAHPALRDLNRYTAWESLSAFRLALWDEEQQRMVTFAEAEKMMG, encoded by the coding sequence GTGAGTGTTTCTCGTTCTGTGGCGGCCTCGGCAATCGTCCGCCCCGCCATGCCCGACCCTCGTCAGTTGATGCGCGACCTTCAGGTGTTCCGCGATCCACAACCGGGGCGCAGCCTGTGGGAGCTTGGCATCACGCTGATCCCCTTTCTTGGACTGTTCGCCGCGATTATCGCAGCCGCGGACGCGGGTTACCTGCTCGCTCTCGCGCTTACTCCGCTCGCCGGACTGTTCCTACTGCGCCTCTTCATTATCCAGCACGATTGCGGCCACGGATCCTTCCTGCGGGAGCGGCGGAGTAATGACTGGTTCGGGCGGATGCTGGGCGTCTTCACGCTCACGCCCTATGATTGCTGGAGCCTCAGTCACGCGCGTCATCACGCCATGACCGGCAATCTCGACAAGCGCGGCTTTGGCGATGTCGATACGCTGACGGTGCGCGAGTATTGTGAGAGATCGAGGACCCAGCGGCTCGGATATCGCCTATACCGCCACCCGTTGACCTTGCTTGGCTTCGGCCCCGCCTACCTCTTTCTGCTGCGGCACCGTCTGCCAGTGGGGTTAATGAAAGAGGGCTGGAAGTTCTGGATCAGCGCGCTGGGCACGAACCTTGCCACTCTCGCAATCCTAGCCGTGCCAATATGGTTAGTCGGCTTCGGAGTGACGCTGGCAGTATTTCTGCCGACTCTGCTCTTTGCCGCGAGCATGGGAGTGTGGCTGTTCTACATCCAGCACCAGTTCCCCCACGCATACTGGGAAAGCAAATCCGACTGGTCCTTCGCCGAAGCCGCCCTGATGGGCAGCACACATTTAGATCTGCAGCCGGTTCTGCGCTGGTTTACCGGCAATATCGGCATCCACCACGTGCACCACCTTTCGAGCACGATACCGTTCCACCGCCTGCCCGAAGTCCTGAAGGCGCATCCGGCTCTACGCGATCTCAACCGCTACACGGCATGGGAATCGCTCAGCGCGTTCCGTCTGGCTCTGTGGGATGAGGAACAGCAGCGTATGGTGACGTTTGCTGAAGCCGAGAAGATGATGGGCTAA
- a CDS encoding flavodoxin family protein: MPLTAIALNCSLKKSSGEASSTDAMIAVLKEHLAEQDVELAETIRIADYNVPPGVTSDEGEGDDWPGIRAKILSHDILVFGGPIWMGQIGSVAKRVLERMDAFTSETDVQGRMPSFGKVAIAAIVGNEDGAHWSSAQLFQSLNDTGWTIPAGAACYWVGEAMGSTDFKELAETPDAVTETAQMCAINAAHLAKLLAGDTYPGTKS, encoded by the coding sequence ATGCCTCTCACCGCCATCGCCCTGAACTGCTCGCTCAAGAAATCCTCGGGCGAAGCAAGCTCGACCGACGCCATGATCGCCGTGCTGAAAGAGCATCTGGCCGAGCAGGATGTCGAACTGGCCGAAACCATCCGCATCGCCGATTACAATGTCCCCCCGGGCGTGACGTCGGACGAGGGCGAGGGCGACGACTGGCCGGGTATCCGCGCGAAAATCTTGAGCCACGACATCCTCGTTTTCGGCGGGCCGATCTGGATGGGACAGATCGGGTCGGTCGCCAAACGCGTGCTCGAACGCATGGATGCCTTCACCAGCGAAACCGACGTTCAGGGCCGGATGCCGAGCTTCGGCAAGGTGGCGATTGCCGCGATCGTCGGCAATGAGGATGGCGCGCACTGGAGCTCGGCGCAGCTGTTCCAGTCGCTCAACGACACCGGCTGGACGATCCCGGCGGGCGCGGCCTGCTATTGGGTCGGCGAGGCGATGGGCAGCACCGACTTCAAGGAGTTGGCCGAAACCCCCGATGCGGTGACCGAGACCGCACAGATGTGCGCGATCAATGCCGCGCATCTCGCCAAACTTCTCGCAGGCGACACCTACCCCGGGACGAAGTCCTGA